From Pseudomonas alcaligenes, a single genomic window includes:
- a CDS encoding DNA-binding protein, with translation MARGGINKAVVQKARHALLARGIHPSIDAVRVELGNTGSKTTIHRYLKELEASEQATSSAALSAPLTNLMEQLLEQLKQEAQQSVAQAHEALLRERAAVQQQSAVLESRMRDIESQHSGLALQLQAAQELILQEQQQRQAVEVDNARMLQSLQDLEVRVRERDERIQSLENMHQHARDGMEHYRQASKEQREQEQRRHEAQTSQLQAEIRQLQQTLMIKQDELTQLNRDNARLLSEAQQQLREQRALQQQLNHKATELDMQQTAYAQSEQQRQELLTRCELLERQAAGRAKKKTKS, from the coding sequence ATGGCCCGCGGTGGAATCAACAAAGCGGTCGTGCAGAAAGCCAGGCATGCCCTCCTCGCTCGCGGCATTCACCCCAGCATTGATGCAGTGCGTGTCGAGCTGGGCAACACCGGCTCCAAGACCACCATCCACCGCTATTTGAAGGAACTGGAAGCCAGCGAGCAGGCCACATCCAGTGCCGCGTTAAGCGCTCCGCTAACGAATCTCATGGAGCAGCTTCTGGAGCAATTGAAGCAAGAGGCTCAGCAATCCGTCGCCCAGGCCCATGAAGCGCTCCTACGCGAGCGCGCTGCAGTACAGCAGCAATCAGCCGTGCTTGAGTCCCGGATGCGAGACATCGAATCTCAGCACTCAGGCTTGGCTCTACAGCTGCAAGCGGCCCAAGAGTTGATTCTCCAGGAGCAGCAACAGCGACAAGCCGTCGAAGTCGATAACGCCCGAATGCTGCAATCCCTGCAGGATCTGGAGGTGCGAGTGCGGGAGCGCGATGAGCGCATCCAGTCGCTTGAAAACATGCATCAGCACGCTCGTGATGGCATGGAGCATTACCGCCAGGCCAGCAAGGAGCAGCGTGAACAGGAGCAGCGCCGCCATGAAGCCCAGACTAGCCAGCTTCAGGCCGAGATACGCCAGCTGCAACAGACTCTAATGATCAAGCAGGACGAACTCACACAACTCAATCGCGACAACGCCCGCTTGCTAAGCGAAGCGCAGCAGCAGCTGCGCGAGCAGCGGGCCCTTCAGCAACAGTTAAACCACAAGGCGACTGAGCTGGACATGCAGCAGACCGCCTACGCGCAATCAGAACAGCAGCGCCAGGAACTACTGACTCGGTGCGAGCTTCTGGAGCGGCAAGCTGCGGGCCGTGCAAAAAAGAAAACCAAAAGTTGA
- a CDS encoding site-specific integrase, which yields MSQEVERYLQAGTRANTRRSYQQALEHFEVTWGGFLPATSDAIVRYLVDHAATLSSNTLKLRLAALAQWHVSQGFPDPTKTPLVRQIFKGIRTLHPRQEKQAEPLQLRQLEQCVLWLERSGERARAEDDWPRLLRCCRDRALVLIGFWRAFRSDELCRLQVEHIQVRAGEGMQLFLPWSKGDRDNQGQTFSAPALARLCPVQAYVDWISVAGIARGPVFRGIDRWGHLGEQGLHPNSVVPLMRAVLQAAGLPSELYSSHSLRRGFATWATRSGWDLKALMQYVGWSDGQSALRYVESTGVFPGQLSALQHISNWPEGLP from the coding sequence ATGAGCCAGGAGGTTGAGCGGTACCTGCAGGCCGGCACTCGCGCCAACACGCGACGCAGCTACCAGCAGGCGCTTGAGCATTTCGAGGTCACTTGGGGCGGCTTCTTGCCGGCGACCAGCGATGCCATCGTGCGGTACCTGGTCGACCACGCCGCCACACTGTCCAGCAACACCTTGAAGCTGCGTCTGGCGGCATTGGCGCAGTGGCATGTCAGTCAGGGCTTTCCGGATCCGACCAAGACCCCTCTGGTCCGCCAGATCTTCAAGGGGATCCGTACCCTGCACCCTCGCCAGGAGAAACAGGCCGAGCCCTTGCAGCTGCGTCAGCTCGAGCAATGCGTGCTTTGGTTGGAGCGATCCGGTGAGCGTGCACGCGCTGAGGACGATTGGCCGCGACTACTGCGCTGTTGCCGCGATCGTGCACTGGTCCTGATTGGCTTCTGGCGGGCGTTCCGCAGTGATGAGTTGTGCCGCCTGCAAGTCGAGCACATCCAGGTGCGGGCCGGGGAGGGGATGCAACTGTTTCTGCCGTGGAGCAAAGGCGACCGCGACAACCAAGGCCAGACCTTCAGCGCGCCGGCGTTGGCCAGGCTGTGCCCAGTACAAGCTTACGTCGACTGGATCAGCGTGGCGGGCATCGCGCGTGGGCCGGTATTCCGTGGAATTGATCGCTGGGGGCATTTAGGTGAGCAGGGTTTGCACCCAAATAGCGTTGTCCCACTCATGCGCGCCGTACTGCAGGCGGCAGGGCTGCCTTCGGAGCTGTACAGTAGCCACTCGCTGCGCCGCGGGTTTGCCACCTGGGCCACCCGCAGCGGCTGGGATCTCAAAGCGCTGATGCAGTACGTAGGCTGGAGCGATGGCCAATCCGCATTGCGCTATGTGGAGAGCACAGGCGTGTTCCCTGGGCAGCTGAGTGCGCTACAACACATCTCAAACTGGCCCGAGGGACTGCCATAA
- a CDS encoding 3'-5' exonuclease — MVSDELYVSVDVETSGPVPGIYSLLSIGACVVSEPAQSIYLELQPDGLQHDPEAVAVTGLDLTKLENEGLAPQTAMLKLEQWLNQLCSADQKVVFVGLNAPFDWSFINYYFHKYSGANPFGFTALDMKAYYMGVTGCRWKETKSSQMTARLNPQSAPNHNALDDARFQAELFALMLAEGCNR; from the coding sequence ATGGTGAGCGATGAGCTTTATGTTTCCGTCGACGTAGAAACTTCCGGGCCGGTACCGGGCATCTATAGCCTGCTTTCCATCGGCGCTTGCGTCGTCTCAGAGCCCGCTCAGTCAATCTATCTCGAGCTCCAGCCAGACGGCCTACAGCACGATCCGGAGGCTGTCGCCGTAACTGGCCTTGACCTCACCAAGCTCGAAAACGAAGGACTAGCCCCACAGACGGCGATGCTCAAGCTGGAGCAATGGTTGAACCAGCTATGTTCGGCAGATCAGAAAGTCGTTTTCGTGGGGCTGAATGCCCCGTTCGACTGGTCGTTCATCAACTACTACTTCCATAAGTATTCTGGGGCGAACCCCTTTGGGTTCACCGCACTCGACATGAAGGCGTATTACATGGGGGTTACCGGATGCCGCTGGAAGGAAACTAAATCCTCGCAAATGACAGCTCGGCTCAACCCCCAAAGCGCACCCAACCATAACGCGTTGGACGATGCACGATTTCAAGCGGAGCTTTTTGCGCTAATGCTGGCAGAAGGGTGTAACCGCTAA
- a CDS encoding Mov34/MPN/PAD-1 family protein → MTAIAWQWSWPGVDTHLLVSQDVANLLERYRQRRFDVERGGQLFVDPASATGLVLALATPPHRDDRAGRTWLELNAHRCRDEIERANAAGLRLVGYWHTHPQSIPMISPTDVGSFSRFAARYTQDLPHPLAIIVGNSGSPEGIKAWSFREGRYVEAAWGSWPG, encoded by the coding sequence ATGACGGCAATCGCCTGGCAATGGAGCTGGCCCGGGGTGGACACGCATCTGTTGGTATCGCAGGACGTTGCGAACCTGTTGGAGCGCTATCGGCAGAGGCGCTTCGATGTGGAGCGTGGGGGACAGCTATTTGTCGACCCCGCAAGCGCTACCGGACTGGTACTTGCCTTGGCGACTCCCCCCCATCGAGATGACCGGGCTGGAAGAACTTGGCTGGAGTTGAATGCCCACCGCTGCCGAGATGAAATTGAACGAGCCAATGCTGCAGGGCTCCGACTGGTGGGGTACTGGCATACTCACCCGCAAAGCATTCCTATGATCTCCCCCACTGATGTCGGAAGTTTTTCCAGGTTTGCAGCGCGCTACACACAAGATCTGCCGCACCCGCTGGCAATCATCGTGGGCAACTCCGGCAGCCCTGAAGGCATAAAGGCTTGGTCCTTCAGGGAGGGGCGTTATGTAGAAGCTGCATGGGGTAGCTGGCCAGGTTAG
- a CDS encoding ThiF family adenylyltransferase, translated as MGTPEYVVSDSLARLRKIVSLSQMGSCVAARDAEFRREITSYWSRQQGLSQQNLILLDRPQAASKLFALSDPRQALPSGQETVWLATDLSSLKRHCRRTIGRSPRMRAPETPGFYAKLQSYPDLRIPAPELLLTWLIPHLAPGDSTQLLAWFNERGSLPNRWIALELPGDAGAPIYCLNVRAYGPQLDRGSKFYLRSARRRPAVAVSHPPVLIRATTLDVLDRTEILSRDLSGMAQNLEAARVVCVGVGSLGGTVALQLARSGVGHLTLIDPDYLVSANLGRHVLGADDLGLAKAEALQERIRKDLPTTEVAAFADFAEVVMYQNPEVFDKADLVVVTTADWQSEVALWSSKSNGTSWGLLQAWSEPHTQVGHVLLAPSGAFDARGLFTENGEFRHKFTDWPEGGVVALPACGESFIPGGSLGMVNIASMVSQAALRALSGGTGAPIWVSSINGPHDVATLGGQYLGPELPAGMQQAQLERDWPEHLETAR; from the coding sequence ATGGGCACCCCTGAATACGTGGTGTCGGATAGCCTAGCTCGGTTACGCAAGATCGTGAGCTTGTCCCAAATGGGGTCATGCGTGGCTGCCCGGGATGCCGAATTTCGGCGCGAAATCACATCCTACTGGTCGAGGCAGCAGGGGCTGTCTCAACAGAACCTTATTCTTCTGGATCGCCCCCAAGCTGCCTCGAAGCTGTTTGCCCTAAGCGATCCTCGACAAGCGTTGCCGTCCGGCCAGGAAACAGTCTGGCTCGCAACAGATCTGTCATCGCTGAAAAGGCACTGCAGACGCACGATTGGCAGATCCCCCAGGATGCGTGCTCCCGAGACCCCAGGCTTCTACGCAAAGCTTCAGAGTTATCCGGACCTGCGCATTCCGGCCCCGGAGTTACTGCTCACATGGCTCATTCCACACCTTGCTCCTGGCGACAGCACGCAGCTGCTGGCTTGGTTCAATGAGCGTGGCTCGCTACCTAACCGCTGGATCGCTTTGGAGCTTCCGGGAGATGCCGGTGCTCCGATCTACTGCCTTAACGTTCGCGCGTACGGCCCACAGTTGGATCGAGGATCAAAGTTTTACCTGCGTTCAGCGCGGCGCCGGCCAGCAGTTGCAGTCAGCCATCCCCCAGTTCTGATCCGAGCAACGACCCTGGATGTGCTGGATCGGACAGAGATTTTGTCCCGTGACCTCAGCGGTATGGCGCAGAACCTGGAAGCGGCTCGCGTAGTTTGTGTTGGTGTGGGCTCGTTGGGTGGCACGGTTGCCCTACAGTTGGCGCGCTCGGGTGTTGGCCATCTGACACTCATTGACCCGGATTACTTGGTGTCGGCGAATCTCGGCAGGCATGTACTCGGGGCCGATGACCTAGGCCTGGCCAAGGCCGAAGCGCTTCAGGAGCGAATTCGCAAAGACCTACCTACCACGGAGGTCGCTGCGTTCGCAGACTTCGCTGAAGTGGTGATGTACCAGAATCCCGAGGTATTTGATAAAGCGGATCTGGTCGTAGTCACCACTGCGGATTGGCAGTCAGAGGTGGCTCTGTGGAGCTCCAAGTCGAATGGCACATCCTGGGGTCTACTCCAGGCCTGGAGCGAACCTCATACGCAGGTGGGGCATGTGCTCCTTGCCCCATCGGGTGCATTTGATGCTCGAGGCCTATTCACAGAAAACGGTGAATTTAGGCACAAGTTCACCGATTGGCCGGAAGGTGGCGTTGTCGCCCTTCCCGCCTGCGGAGAGAGTTTCATCCCAGGAGGTTCTCTGGGAATGGTGAACATTGCTTCAATGGTCTCTCAGGCCGCATTACGAGCATTGAGCGGCGGCACCGGAGCCCCGATCTGGGTCAGCAGCATCAATGGCCCCCACGACGTGGCGACGCTGGGAGGGCAGTATCTGGGTCCTGAACTACCTGCTGGCATGCAGCAGGCTCAGTTGGAGCGTGATTGGCCGGAGCATTTGGAGACAGCTCGATGA
- a CDS encoding nucleotidyltransferase, producing MSMSNEQTKRGSWEHFLLRAAREISLSEAQYEKISDRYSQLQKILNASSDPLLAGAHIFPQGSMRLKTTIKPVSGAPEDLDTIDADAIIWLPHAQGAGAQAILDAIEERFRAGSRVQEEIKPLRRGIRIVYADENPGFHIDVTPARAINGNSQGNGEGKLEVPDRETGWKASSPIPYSNWLQVASTQTISFEEHLAVAKSQRAFDAATQDPLPQYEEYLDQDPLRATIKLLKRHRDEWAIRTKNESFRPISAVITTLATHAYLDVAKESQSRPLRPLDAILEIVRRMPDHVKHRGNECLVCNPADSGENFAEKWNRPSEGHRYRRAFQDWHSNASASVSMGLESFESAEAFAKAVQENFGIGPAFISAVNGEIPSNWTMPGRPDGTTRNFASMGALFGGVSGTANSQEDVKPVGRLG from the coding sequence ATGTCCATGAGCAATGAACAGACCAAGCGCGGGAGCTGGGAACACTTTCTGCTCCGCGCAGCACGGGAGATCTCGCTGTCGGAAGCACAGTACGAGAAGATCAGCGATCGATACTCCCAGCTGCAGAAGATCCTTAATGCATCCAGCGATCCGCTACTGGCAGGAGCACATATTTTTCCTCAGGGCTCCATGCGCCTGAAAACGACGATCAAACCCGTTTCTGGTGCTCCCGAGGATCTGGACACCATCGATGCGGACGCCATCATTTGGCTTCCCCATGCCCAGGGGGCGGGCGCTCAAGCAATTCTGGATGCTATCGAAGAGCGATTCAGAGCCGGCAGCCGCGTTCAGGAAGAAATCAAACCGCTGCGTCGCGGCATCCGGATCGTCTATGCCGACGAAAACCCCGGCTTCCATATTGATGTCACGCCAGCGCGTGCCATCAATGGGAACTCTCAGGGCAATGGCGAAGGTAAGCTGGAAGTGCCAGATCGGGAGACAGGATGGAAGGCGAGCAGCCCCATCCCCTACTCTAACTGGCTGCAGGTCGCTTCTACCCAGACGATATCCTTCGAGGAGCACCTGGCTGTCGCGAAAAGTCAGCGTGCCTTTGATGCCGCCACTCAGGATCCGTTGCCTCAATATGAGGAGTACCTCGATCAAGACCCACTTCGGGCGACGATCAAGCTGCTGAAGCGGCATCGGGATGAGTGGGCCATTCGGACCAAGAATGAGAGCTTCCGGCCTATTTCAGCAGTCATCACTACACTCGCCACTCATGCCTACCTGGACGTGGCGAAAGAGTCTCAGTCGAGACCGCTAAGGCCGCTGGACGCGATCCTCGAAATCGTCCGGAGGATGCCGGATCACGTCAAACACCGCGGGAACGAATGCTTGGTCTGCAACCCCGCCGACAGCGGTGAAAACTTCGCGGAGAAATGGAATAGACCGAGTGAAGGACATCGCTACCGCCGGGCGTTCCAAGACTGGCACTCGAATGCCAGCGCATCCGTGTCAATGGGGCTTGAGAGCTTCGAGTCCGCAGAGGCCTTTGCCAAGGCAGTTCAGGAAAACTTTGGCATCGGCCCTGCCTTCATCTCGGCAGTGAATGGCGAGATTCCGTCCAACTGGACGATGCCAGGCCGCCCGGACGGAACCACCCGAAACTTCGCGTCGATGGGCGCATTGTTTGGCGGTGTCAGCGGAACAGCGAACTCACAAGAGGATGTGAAGCCAGTTGGGCGTCTTGGTTGA
- a CDS encoding HNH endonuclease codes for MGKQEKANAATGRYDTDDVTKRVVWTQAAGHCELCGTDLMYDYRAGKPMKWGEVAHILPASPKGPRGRDDHDEAKAESLTNNTANLMLLCPGCHDKIDRDADGYPESDLSGLHQAYLERVRLAATTPDGGRAIPVIVQSQHFATINDIPVRDLLVAMSAEGLTAFDHAIKITFPAPSHRGRDAHYWQSIQDSVQHELEQQLRRRGGAYGDAPTLAVVGLADIPALMMLGQSLGDRSKRLLFSFHREHQLRWPDQSAEPPEFLFTPPADGDGPLALVLSISAQVALRDVEEALPGARIAELSIPEPSYAMVQNRRVIHAFRDALQMHLSRLEATTADTIHVFAAIPAALAIEFGALLTTQHRHPYLIFDRDKDNQNRFTPTLQLGHQAQEVR; via the coding sequence GTGGGAAAACAAGAAAAAGCCAATGCTGCCACCGGTCGCTATGACACCGACGACGTGACGAAGCGTGTCGTGTGGACTCAGGCTGCAGGCCATTGTGAGCTGTGCGGCACCGACCTCATGTACGACTACCGTGCAGGTAAGCCCATGAAATGGGGCGAGGTAGCCCACATCCTGCCGGCTAGCCCTAAGGGGCCAAGGGGGCGAGATGATCATGATGAAGCTAAGGCTGAGTCGCTCACCAACAATACCGCTAACCTCATGCTGCTCTGCCCTGGCTGCCATGACAAAATCGATCGCGATGCTGATGGATATCCGGAAAGCGATCTTAGCGGCCTGCACCAGGCTTATCTGGAGCGAGTCCGGCTTGCGGCAACCACGCCTGACGGCGGCAGAGCCATTCCGGTGATTGTGCAGAGCCAGCATTTCGCGACGATCAACGACATCCCTGTTCGTGATCTGTTGGTTGCGATGTCCGCAGAGGGACTAACTGCATTCGATCATGCCATCAAGATCACTTTTCCGGCCCCGAGTCATCGTGGCAGGGATGCCCACTACTGGCAGAGCATCCAGGACAGCGTTCAGCACGAGTTAGAGCAGCAGCTAAGGCGTCGTGGAGGAGCCTATGGGGACGCCCCTACGTTGGCCGTGGTGGGATTGGCAGATATTCCGGCGCTGATGATGCTGGGACAGTCCTTAGGCGATCGCTCCAAGCGCCTGCTCTTTTCATTCCACCGCGAGCATCAGCTGCGCTGGCCTGACCAGTCAGCTGAACCCCCGGAGTTTTTGTTCACTCCTCCAGCGGATGGGGATGGCCCGCTTGCACTGGTGCTGTCTATTTCCGCTCAGGTCGCGCTTCGCGACGTCGAAGAGGCACTGCCTGGCGCACGTATCGCAGAGTTAAGCATTCCAGAACCGAGTTACGCGATGGTTCAGAACCGTCGCGTGATTCACGCTTTTCGCGACGCCCTACAAATGCACTTGAGCCGACTTGAGGCCACGACGGCGGACACAATTCATGTGTTTGCGGCCATCCCAGCTGCGTTGGCAATTGAATTCGGTGCCTTGCTTACCACGCAACATCGGCACCCTTACCTGATTTTCGATCGAGACAAAGACAACCAAAACAGGTTCACGCCAACACTACAGTTGGGCCACCAGGCCCAGGAGGTCCGCTGA
- a CDS encoding antitoxin Xre/MbcA/ParS toxin-binding domain-containing protein — MMKKLIEQIGLPQSHYHLHLAIMTGLPAELTARLGEMLGVDSGTVAAWIGKAPEASLMTPAEGDAFCRLAGLADVLINVLEADHAAATRWLTSPNIALGNLQPVSLLSSEAGGRAARQVLLAIEHGLPA; from the coding sequence ATGATGAAGAAGCTTATTGAGCAAATTGGACTGCCCCAGAGCCATTACCATCTGCACCTAGCGATCATGACGGGGCTCCCCGCTGAGCTAACCGCTCGTCTGGGTGAGATGCTGGGTGTTGATTCGGGCACCGTAGCAGCCTGGATCGGAAAGGCTCCAGAGGCCTCCCTCATGACGCCCGCTGAGGGCGATGCGTTTTGCCGACTCGCGGGCCTGGCCGACGTGCTGATCAACGTGCTGGAGGCAGATCACGCCGCAGCGACTCGCTGGCTCACGTCACCCAATATCGCGTTAGGAAACCTGCAGCCCGTCTCCCTGCTGAGCAGCGAGGCCGGTGGGCGGGCTGCACGCCAGGTGTTGCTCGCTATCGAGCACGGTCTGCCGGCCTGA
- a CDS encoding carbon storage regulator, with protein MGYLSLTRRDGENIRLTIDPGVDADKLLKQLLRDGITIRIDTRGQGAVRVGIEAPKQVGIYREELLDV; from the coding sequence ATGGGCTACCTGAGCCTCACTCGCCGCGATGGCGAGAACATCCGTTTGACCATCGACCCCGGCGTCGACGCCGACAAGCTGTTAAAGCAGCTACTGCGCGACGGGATAACGATCCGCATCGACACCAGAGGGCAAGGGGCTGTTCGCGTGGGCATCGAAGCCCCCAAGCAGGTAGGCATCTACCGTGAAGAGTTGCTCGACGTCTGA
- a CDS encoding LexA family transcriptional regulator has product MSSLSILARSELIRERLLTDVAAGLRITGFQSPADDEKERGLSLDLLTDLGAPHMWPVRVLDMSLVGFGIFQGDRLVINRAAGHVDDRLVIVDLGSEGYQVRWVVKDMFGGRWLRAAESHIQDVQLDGEVPIEVWGVVRFILSKVAE; this is encoded by the coding sequence ATGTCATCTCTCTCGATACTCGCCCGCAGCGAGCTAATCCGCGAGCGCCTGCTTACCGATGTGGCCGCAGGCCTCCGCATTACTGGCTTTCAATCGCCCGCCGACGATGAAAAGGAGAGGGGGCTTTCGCTAGATCTCCTGACCGATCTCGGCGCCCCTCACATGTGGCCGGTGCGAGTGTTGGATATGAGCCTGGTGGGGTTCGGCATCTTCCAAGGTGACAGGCTGGTCATTAACCGTGCAGCGGGCCATGTGGATGACCGCCTGGTGATCGTCGACTTGGGCAGCGAGGGCTACCAGGTGCGCTGGGTCGTGAAGGATATGTTTGGCGGCCGCTGGTTGCGGGCTGCCGAGTCGCATATTCAAGATGTGCAATTAGATGGTGAGGTGCCTATCGAGGTGTGGGGAGTGGTGCGCTTCATACTCAGCAAGGTGGCTGAGTGA
- a CDS encoding Y-family DNA polymerase: MSTSTRVFALVDCNSFYCSCERICQPQLKRRPVVVLSNNDGCVIARTSEAKALGIPMGAPFHDVRKLIREHGVAVRSSNYTLYADISNRVMRVMADMLPGIEVYSIDEAWGDMTGVEDLEGLAWSIRQRLARDIGMPVGVGIGTTKTLAKLANWAAKKWRGTGGVLDLTDPVRQEKLLRLAPVSEVWGVGHRSAAKLAALNISTAWDLAQFDVGTLRKTFGVTMERTARELRGVSCIGFHQGPPPKQAICSSKMFGTRQTELPPIREALTSYVTRAAEKLRKQQSLCSTIQVGLQTQLADLKCPRYANAITLALPAPTDDTREILALAQRGLGQIYRPGFPFSKCSILLMDLSQRGEVTADLFTPTPRPGAEKLMTVIDSINEREGRGAVRFGRVPKKPKWAMRRDMLSQRYTTCWDELIGVRG; encoded by the coding sequence GTGAGTACCTCCACACGCGTGTTCGCGTTGGTCGATTGCAATTCTTTCTACTGCAGCTGTGAGCGCATCTGCCAACCGCAGCTCAAGCGCCGGCCCGTCGTGGTGCTGTCGAACAACGATGGATGCGTGATTGCTCGCACTTCGGAGGCCAAGGCTCTGGGCATACCTATGGGGGCGCCGTTTCATGACGTCCGCAAGCTGATACGTGAACATGGTGTCGCTGTCCGGTCCAGCAACTACACGCTCTATGCCGACATCAGCAACCGCGTCATGCGAGTGATGGCTGACATGCTGCCCGGCATCGAGGTGTATTCCATCGACGAGGCCTGGGGAGACATGACGGGCGTCGAGGACCTGGAGGGACTTGCGTGGAGCATTCGCCAGCGCCTGGCGCGCGATATAGGCATGCCTGTGGGGGTAGGCATCGGCACTACCAAGACGTTGGCGAAGCTGGCCAATTGGGCCGCGAAAAAGTGGAGGGGTACCGGCGGTGTGCTCGATCTAACCGATCCGGTTCGCCAGGAAAAACTGCTGCGTCTCGCGCCGGTGAGTGAGGTGTGGGGCGTTGGCCACCGCTCCGCGGCGAAGCTGGCCGCGTTGAACATTTCTACTGCCTGGGATTTGGCGCAGTTCGATGTCGGTACGCTGCGAAAGACTTTTGGCGTGACCATGGAGCGTACGGCGCGTGAGCTGCGTGGCGTCAGTTGCATCGGTTTCCACCAGGGGCCTCCACCCAAGCAAGCCATCTGCTCGAGCAAGATGTTTGGAACCCGCCAAACGGAGCTGCCGCCAATCCGTGAGGCGCTAACCTCGTATGTCACTCGTGCAGCGGAGAAGCTGCGAAAGCAGCAGTCGCTGTGCAGCACTATCCAGGTTGGCCTGCAGACCCAGCTGGCGGACCTCAAATGTCCTCGTTATGCCAATGCCATCACCCTGGCGCTGCCGGCGCCCACTGACGATACCCGTGAGATTCTCGCGCTGGCCCAGCGTGGCTTGGGCCAGATCTATCGCCCAGGATTTCCGTTCTCGAAGTGCTCCATCCTGCTGATGGATCTGAGTCAGCGCGGAGAGGTGACTGCAGATCTATTCACACCGACCCCGCGCCCAGGTGCCGAAAAACTGATGACAGTGATCGACAGCATCAACGAGCGGGAAGGGCGGGGCGCTGTGCGTTTTGGCCGAGTGCCGAAGAAACCGAAGTGGGCCATGCGACGCGACATGCTGAGTCAGCGTTATACGACCTGCTGGGATGAGCTGATTGGGGTGCGGGGATGA
- a CDS encoding BPSL0761 family protein: MPDERSRAVVQTRDFLVNLSRDSGVPEKVRNDAKFLLRHFPSRDDVILAGRIEEQSETLPLGAMGPVFSSTFKEFVPASVSQK, from the coding sequence ATGCCTGATGAGCGCTCACGCGCGGTGGTACAGACCCGAGATTTCCTCGTCAACTTGTCTCGAGATAGCGGCGTGCCCGAGAAGGTACGGAACGATGCCAAGTTTCTGTTGCGCCACTTCCCTTCGCGAGATGACGTGATCTTGGCCGGGAGGATAGAGGAGCAATCGGAGACCTTGCCATTGGGCGCTATGGGGCCAGTCTTCAGCTCCACATTCAAAGAGTTCGTTCCGGCTTCTGTCAGCCAGAAATGA
- a CDS encoding AbrB/MazE/SpoVT family DNA-binding domain-containing protein, which translates to MKSMQVVIEDWDGDGAIRIPDEVLQELGVDVGDSLYLIEEYIGSTRCLVLSKSPQIPERIDELVNTWDGSAPKHPAK; encoded by the coding sequence ATGAAGTCGATGCAGGTGGTGATTGAGGACTGGGATGGCGACGGTGCTATCCGCATTCCCGATGAGGTACTTCAGGAGTTGGGTGTCGACGTCGGGGACAGCCTCTACCTCATCGAAGAATATATCGGCTCCACCCGCTGCCTTGTGCTCAGTAAGTCGCCGCAGATTCCCGAACGGATAGATGAGCTTGTGAACACGTGGGACGGCTCCGCCCCGAAGCATCCAGCGAAATAA
- a CDS encoding helix-turn-helix domain-containing protein produces the protein MELNEALGLVIKNLRNSRELPQEGLGPSQSYISAIERGKWKPSIEKVEQIADVVGIHPLTLLVLAYQRQTPGLKPDELLKKIQREITSLKGSLSLE, from the coding sequence ATGGAACTCAACGAAGCCCTTGGTCTGGTGATCAAGAATCTACGAAATTCGAGGGAACTACCTCAGGAAGGGTTGGGCCCCAGTCAGAGCTACATCAGCGCGATCGAGCGCGGTAAGTGGAAGCCATCCATCGAAAAGGTTGAACAGATTGCCGACGTTGTCGGCATTCACCCTTTGACGCTTCTGGTTCTGGCTTATCAAAGGCAAACACCTGGACTAAAGCCTGATGAGCTGCTGAAAAAGATCCAACGAGAAATTACGAGCCTGAAAGGCAGTTTGTCACTTGAGTAG
- a CDS encoding DUF6088 family protein, protein MKPLHELILEASQRFPEGQVLTPELFLNLGSRAAVSRCLSRLVHRGRLMRVSRGLYVVPVATKYGPHGFLPPRPYKVIQSLAAVTNEVIVRHGGYVANALGLTTQMPLREIFLTNGQARTLRFGAYRVEIRCAPAWLMSLGATLAGDAIRALQWMGEPSATKAVARLHTLLPESEWQALESAQGSMPGWMADAICAQSKRA, encoded by the coding sequence ATGAAACCACTCCACGAGTTGATCCTGGAAGCTAGTCAGCGCTTTCCAGAAGGCCAAGTGCTTACCCCAGAACTATTTCTGAATTTAGGAAGCCGTGCCGCAGTATCGCGATGTCTGTCCCGCTTGGTACACCGTGGACGCCTGATGAGGGTGTCGCGCGGATTGTATGTGGTACCAGTAGCCACAAAATACGGCCCACATGGCTTCCTTCCTCCAAGACCCTACAAGGTCATCCAATCGCTAGCTGCTGTCACGAACGAGGTCATTGTTCGGCACGGGGGTTATGTAGCGAATGCGCTAGGTCTGACGACTCAGATGCCTTTGCGCGAAATTTTCCTAACCAACGGCCAAGCTCGCACGCTTCGGTTTGGTGCGTATCGGGTTGAAATCAGATGCGCACCGGCGTGGCTAATGTCGCTTGGAGCGACGCTGGCTGGGGATGCAATTCGAGCGCTGCAATGGATGGGCGAGCCCAGTGCAACGAAGGCTGTGGCAAGGCTTCACACCTTGTTGCCTGAGAGCGAATGGCAGGCTCTGGAGTCAGCACAAGGATCTATGCCTGGCTGGATGGCTGATGCAATCTGTGCTCAGTCGAAGCGTGCTTGA